Proteins encoded together in one Ogataea parapolymorpha DL-1 chromosome III, whole genome shotgun sequence window:
- a CDS encoding STAM-binding protein, translating to MVSSTNGDSALLQNPKLLNAIATNYEYSSSIPLKVWLRSASTMLKHARYYATDGNVSETYVLYLRFVDLLANRLYKHPELRGWKQQKDGAANYQMYQSLCNKMPEIMNEAERIRKILDERYARQQKKQERAIQRRSSVTKPKTASVIAPVTPEPHPELDASLATKLRSLSSSSANSSQIKLEISYPNEIAIESPKSEPVAQKEPAPTVLHKTVNFTEGGSPLRTVFLPPKLVDEFLAIARRNTSKKLETCGILCGKLNRNAFFINYLVIPEQDSTPNTCNTKNEEKLFDFIDNLDLFVLGWIHTHPTQSCFLSSVDLHTQNSYQIMLNEAIAVVCSPKFERQLGIFRLTDPPGIPVITNCNQSGFHPHESDNLYVECDRTSTKTGHVVLKDLPFQIKDLR from the coding sequence ATGGTTTCCTCCACCAATGGCGACTCTGCGCTTTTGCAGAACCCCAAACTCCTCAATGCGATCGCCACAAACTATGAGTACTCCAGTTCGATCCCTCTGAAGGTCTGGCTCCGATCCGCCTCCACGATGCTCAAACATGCGCGTTATTACGCCACAGACGGGAACGTCTCGGAAACGTACGTGCTTTACCTGCGATTTGTCGATCTGCTTGCAAACAGGCTCTACAAGCACCCGGAATTGCGCGGCTGGAAACAGCAGAAGGACGGCGCCGCCAATTACCAGATGTACCAGAGCTTGTGCAACAAAATGCCCGAGATCATGAACGAGGCAGAACGCATACGAAAAATCCTGGACGAAAGGTACGCCAggcagcagaaaaaacaggaaCGAGCAATTCAGCGCCGTTCTTCTGTCACAAAGCCCAAGACAGCGTCCGTCATCGCTCCGGTGACTCCCGAACCCCATCCTGAGCTTGACGCAAGTTTGGCTACAAAACTACGTTCgctctcctccagcagcgccaaTAGCTCCCAAATTAAACTAGAGATATCGTATCCCAACGAAATTGCGATAGAGAGCCCCAAATCAGAACCAGTTGCTCAGAAGGAGCCGGCTCCCACCGTTCTCCATAAAACTGTCAATTTCACCGAGGGAGGCTCTCCGCTGAGAACCGTGTTTCTGCCCCCAAAATTAGTGGACGAGTTCCTCGCCATCGCCAGAAGGAACACGTCCAAGAAACTCGAGACCTGTGGAATATTGTGCGGGAAACTTAATAGAAACGCATTCTTCATCAATTATCTCGTCATTCCCGAGCAGGACTCGACTCCCAATACATGCAATACAAAAAACGAGGAAAAACTGTTTGACTTCATTGACAATCTCGACCTGTTCGTGCTAGGATGGATCCATACGCACCCCACACAATCGTGCTTCCTGTCGTCAGTCGATTTACACACACAAAACTCTTACCAAATCATGCTTAATGAAGCTATAGCAGTTGTCTGTTCTCCCAAATTCGAGCGCCAATTGGGGATCTTCAGACTAACAGACCCTCCGGGAATCCCCGTAATCACCAATTGCAACCAGTCGGGGTTCCATCCGCACGAGAGCGATAATCTCTATGTCGAATGTGACCGAACATCAACGAAAACGGGCCATGTGGTGCTAAAAGATTTACCGTTCCAAATCAAAGATCTCCGGTGA